A window of Candidatus Hydrogenedentota bacterium genomic DNA:
CCAGTGCAGCGGGACCGTCTTCATCAGGTTCCAGTTCGTGAACGCCGCTCCCAATGAAAACAGTACAGGTCCCAAGGTGAAGACAAGGAAGCCCGCGAGGTTCGGCGCCAGAAACAAAAGGGCCGTGGTTCTGACTGAAGCGGCTCGCTTCATGGCGCGTCTTCCGGGCGATCCCACGCGGGCCGCGCCCCGTTGGAGACAGCCTCCATGTATTGCTCCTTAATGACCGGGTCCATCCGCAACAGGTCGACGATTGCCTCGTTGATGAGCTTGGTCGCGTCGCGGACGCCCGCTTCCGCCGATTTCTGGTCCAGCCGGATGAGCTCCGTCTGTATCTTTAGAATCTTGTCGACCGTGCCGCCGTTGACATACGGGGAGTTTTCTTCCGGCACCGCATTCTCAAGCGAGTCGCGCCAGACTTGGTTGTAGTCTTCCTGCGGATAGCGCGGGTCATGCAGGAATTCGTCGGTGTAGCAGTACTTTTTCACGGGGGCCAGGGCATCCGCCTGCTTGTTAATCAATTCGTTCCATTCCTTGCTGTGCAGGCATTGGATGAACTTCAGCGCGGCGTCAAGGTGCTTGCCGTTGGTGTTTACAATTGTGGCGCGCGCGCCCCCCATGATGCGGCGCGTAGGGCCTGCGGGTAGCGGAGCCGTGCCGAGGCGTAGCTTGGAGAACTCCGGTTGTCGCATGAGTTGGAGCCACCAGCGACCGCCGATTGCCATTGCACCGCGCTCTGCAGCGAAGATGTTGAGGTGTTCGAAACCCCAACCGCCGGAGCGCGCCATGTAGCGTTCCTCCGAGTACGAGGGCATGACGCGGTGTTTGAAGATCAAGTCCTGGAGGAAGGTGAATGCCGCGATGGATTCAGGCGAATCGAGTGTGCAGCGCGTACCTTCCGGCGTGTACATCGACGCACCCCACTGGTAGAGAACCGATTTCCAGTCCCAGTACCCGAGAAAGCCGTACTGCACGGGGCGGCCGCGCTCGTCGCGGATAGTCAGCTTCTTGGCGATGGCGATAAAGTCGTCCCACTTCCAGTTGGCGTCGGGATACGG
This region includes:
- a CDS encoding extracellular solute-binding protein, giving the protein MKHVFMGAFAGMLLLSLVAHVWVPASDPNRIKLIWACDDSPTRREQIALFNQMNPEYELTLDPNPGAFEKIMVQCLAGVGPDLYDSYFPWQTSLFARAGIAYDLTDELPKIGVDIDEIWPCAKNTVIFNNRVYGHPGNANAPAIWYNKRLFDEAGIPYPDANWKWDDFIAIAKKLTIRDERGRPVQYGFLGYWDWKSVLYQWGASMYTPEGTRCTLDSPESIAAFTFLQDLIFKHRVMPSYSEERYMARSGGWGFEHLNIFAAERGAMAIGGRWWLQLMRQPEFSKLRLGTAPLPAGPTRRIMGGARATIVNTNGKHLDAALKFIQCLHSKEWNELINKQADALAPVKKYCYTDEFLHDPRYPQEDYNQVWRDSLENAVPEENSPYVNGGTVDKILKIQTELIRLDQKSAEAGVRDATKLINEAIVDLLRMDPVIKEQYMEAVSNGARPAWDRPEDAP